In Rhizobium sp. ZPR4, a genomic segment contains:
- a CDS encoding PLP-dependent aminotransferase family protein, with protein MVAVAQWPALDRSSGDLEGQVYRLMRDRILQGQMPAGQPVPSTRVLALSLGVARSTVVNAYDRLKAEGYLQSATGAATRVAAFPATPLSGQAAPPPPTLPRVTEFKTGGLYEPGVPDVSAFPHAAWARCLGARGRSLRVHDLGYSDHGGIRELREAILDHIAATRGVVARPEQLVIVPSTGAAIGLLASVLISPGDPAGDVVWMEEPGYASAQAILRMAGANLVPVPCDVEGLDIAQGAGPSPRLIYVTPSHQYPTGVTMSLPRRLALLEFARANGAIVLEDDYDSEFQYASRPIAALQGIDRGEVVAYIGTFSKTLAPGLRVAYAVIPSRLVAAIEAAQRLRGAVVPVHIQAALADFMREGRFRAHLRHMNAIYAERMAATVEALNRHCSAWLEIGVGGGGLQLASWFRDTKTDDVGVVRTINSNGFAVRPISALYLSPARPGLLLGIARMEAQAADAAAVKIARLLASMSVRA; from the coding sequence ATGGTAGCGGTGGCGCAATGGCCGGCACTCGACCGGAGTTCGGGTGATCTGGAGGGGCAAGTCTATCGCCTGATGCGCGATCGCATCTTGCAGGGGCAGATGCCGGCGGGGCAGCCCGTGCCGTCGACGCGGGTGCTGGCTCTCTCGCTCGGCGTTGCGCGTTCGACCGTCGTCAATGCCTATGATCGCCTGAAGGCAGAGGGCTATCTGCAATCGGCGACCGGTGCTGCAACGCGCGTTGCAGCCTTTCCGGCGACACCCCTATCCGGACAGGCCGCACCACCGCCGCCAACTTTGCCCCGCGTTACGGAATTCAAGACCGGGGGGCTGTACGAACCCGGAGTGCCTGATGTTTCGGCCTTTCCCCATGCTGCCTGGGCGCGCTGTCTCGGCGCGCGCGGCCGTTCCTTGCGGGTGCATGATCTCGGCTACAGCGATCATGGCGGTATCCGCGAGCTGCGCGAAGCCATCCTCGATCATATCGCGGCGACGCGCGGTGTGGTCGCGCGGCCCGAACAGCTTGTCATCGTGCCATCGACAGGTGCCGCAATCGGGCTTCTCGCAAGCGTGCTGATCTCTCCCGGAGATCCGGCCGGTGACGTGGTCTGGATGGAGGAGCCGGGTTATGCCAGCGCGCAGGCGATCCTGCGGATGGCGGGAGCCAATCTCGTGCCGGTGCCTTGCGATGTGGAGGGTCTCGACATCGCGCAAGGTGCCGGGCCATCGCCGCGTCTGATCTACGTTACCCCTTCGCACCAATATCCGACCGGCGTCACCATGAGCCTGCCGCGCCGTCTCGCCCTGCTCGAATTCGCCCGCGCCAATGGCGCGATCGTGCTGGAAGACGATTACGACAGCGAATTCCAGTACGCATCGCGCCCGATCGCGGCGCTGCAGGGTATCGATCGCGGCGAGGTGGTCGCCTATATCGGCACCTTCTCGAAAACGCTCGCGCCCGGATTGCGTGTCGCCTATGCGGTCATTCCTTCCAGGCTCGTGGCAGCGATCGAGGCGGCGCAGCGGCTCAGAGGCGCCGTCGTGCCTGTTCATATCCAGGCCGCTCTGGCCGATTTCATGCGCGAGGGACGATTTCGCGCGCATCTCAGACATATGAACGCCATTTATGCCGAGCGCATGGCGGCGACGGTCGAGGCACTCAATCGTCATTGCAGCGCCTGGCTGGAGATTGGAGTGGGCGGCGGCGGTCTGCAGCTCGCGAGTTGGTTCCGTGACACCAAGACCGATGATGTCGGTGTCGTACGGACCATCAATTCCAACGGTTTCGCGGTGCGACCGATATCGGCGCTTTATCTCAGCCCGGCGCGACCCGGACTGCTGCTCGGCATCGCTCGCATGGAGGCCCAGGCGGCGGATGCGGCGGCGGTCAAAATTGCCAGGCTGCTTGCGAGTATGTCTGTCAGGGCCTGA
- a CDS encoding pyridoxamine 5'-phosphate oxidase family protein, which translates to MADHYPPDSNIYPTTERTRVRRSPKRGSHAHADVHAILDAAPLCHIGYVINGAPYVTPTLHWREGDYVYWHGSAASRFLHAAEAMPVCLTCSIMDGYVMARSAFNHSVNYRSAMVFGTARLIDDVEEKTDALRRFVEDLFPGRWDSLRPMTKQEVKATSVMWMKIEEASAKVRNGPPGDIDEANHPVWAGVLPIESRLVPPQPAPGLPDEMELPQSLAELIQSGRLR; encoded by the coding sequence ATGGCCGATCACTATCCGCCCGACAGCAATATCTATCCGACCACCGAACGCACCCGTGTGCGGCGCAGCCCGAAGCGCGGCAGCCACGCCCATGCCGATGTTCACGCCATTCTGGATGCGGCCCCCCTCTGTCACATCGGCTATGTCATCAATGGCGCGCCCTATGTCACGCCAACCCTGCATTGGCGCGAGGGCGATTATGTCTATTGGCACGGCTCTGCCGCCAGCCGCTTCCTGCATGCCGCCGAAGCTATGCCGGTCTGCCTGACCTGCAGCATCATGGACGGCTATGTGATGGCCCGTTCCGCCTTCAATCACTCCGTCAACTATCGCTCTGCCATGGTCTTCGGCACGGCTCGCTTGATCGATGATGTCGAGGAGAAGACGGATGCGTTGCGCCGTTTCGTCGAAGACCTGTTTCCCGGTCGTTGGGACAGCTTGCGGCCGATGACCAAACAGGAGGTCAAGGCAACCTCCGTGATGTGGATGAAAATCGAGGAGGCTTCGGCCAAGGTCCGCAACGGCCCGCCTGGCGATATCGACGAGGCAAATCATCCGGTCTGGGCCGGCGTCCTGCCGATCGAAAGCCGTCTGGTACCGCCGCAACCGGCGCCCGGCTTGCCCGACGAGATGGAACTGCCGCAATCCCTGGCGGAGCTGATACAATCCGGACGGCTCCGTTAG
- a CDS encoding GNAT family protein: MDLTNWKGVSRPERITLEGRYTKIEPLDVVRHGRDLLASAQAPGADDRFRYLFEDAPADQAAFSPWLEKAASSADPLFFATIDKRTGRAEGRQALMRIDNTHGVIEIGSILWGPAIARSRVTTETLYLFASYVFDTLGYRRFEWKCNNLNEPSKRAAERFGFVFEGIFRQHMVAKGQNRDTAWFAMIDADWPRLKAGYERWLAPENFDEAGHQKTKLTFG, encoded by the coding sequence ATGGATCTCACGAACTGGAAGGGCGTGTCCCGCCCCGAGCGCATTACCCTTGAAGGTCGCTATACAAAGATCGAGCCGCTTGACGTGGTACGCCATGGCCGGGACCTGCTGGCCTCGGCGCAAGCGCCTGGAGCGGACGATCGCTTCCGCTATCTCTTTGAAGACGCCCCCGCCGACCAGGCTGCTTTCTCGCCCTGGCTTGAGAAAGCCGCATCCAGCGCCGATCCGCTCTTCTTCGCGACCATCGACAAGCGGACGGGACGCGCCGAAGGCCGGCAGGCATTGATGCGCATCGACAACACGCATGGCGTCATCGAGATCGGCAGCATCCTCTGGGGACCTGCCATCGCCCGCAGCCGCGTGACGACGGAGACGCTCTATCTGTTCGCATCCTACGTCTTCGACACGCTCGGCTATCGCCGCTTCGAATGGAAATGCAACAACCTCAACGAACCGTCGAAGCGGGCGGCCGAACGCTTCGGCTTCGTTTTCGAAGGGATCTTCCGCCAGCATATGGTTGCGAAGGGCCAGAACCGCGACACCGCCTGGTTTGCCATGATCGATGCCGACTGGCCGCGACTGAAGGCTGGCTACGAACGCTGGCTGGCACCGGAGAACTTCGACGAGGCCGGACATCAGAAGACGAAGCTGACCTTCGGGTAA
- the aac(6') gene encoding aminoglycoside 6'-N-acetyltransferase: MRIEQATDEHLEAWMRLRTELWPDSSFEHHRAELAQFRANANAVAFLAIDSAGHVVGFAEATLRHDYVNGCETSPVLFLEGIYVLSEHRREGAAGALCQAVADWGLAAGCTEFASDALIDNLASHAFHAALGFVETKRVVYFRKLL, encoded by the coding sequence ATGCGGATAGAGCAGGCTACTGACGAACATCTGGAGGCGTGGATGCGATTGCGCACCGAGCTTTGGCCCGATAGTTCGTTCGAACATCATCGTGCGGAACTGGCGCAATTTCGCGCCAATGCAAATGCTGTTGCGTTTCTTGCGATCGATTCTGCCGGTCATGTCGTCGGTTTTGCTGAAGCGACATTGCGGCACGATTACGTCAATGGCTGCGAGACCTCGCCGGTCCTGTTCCTCGAAGGCATCTATGTGCTTTCCGAACATCGGCGCGAAGGAGCGGCGGGGGCGCTCTGTCAGGCGGTTGCCGACTGGGGGCTGGCTGCTGGCTGCACGGAATTTGCCTCGGATGCACTGATCGACAATCTTGCGAGCCACGCCTTTCATGCGGCGCTTGGCTTCGTTGAAACCAAGCGCGTCGTCTATTTTCGCAAGCTCCTATAG
- a CDS encoding sterol desaturase family protein, whose product MTFQSSSRLYAAVSSLLWPAIFCAGLTGAYFAFASNMHLLWFNVVYLSTVAVIALFERLMPYEKTWQKRDGETFNDIAHTLLNKGGVQIAAAIGTSFPMAVATVAQPALSYHSHFWPDQWPMAFQVVLGLVVAEFGLYMAHRLAHEHLSLWRFHALHHSVERLWVINTGRFHVIDTLFKIALGQIPLYLLGAPLPVFLWIGAVTAFIGLLTHCNVDMRTGPLDLIFSTPRLHRWHHSKILAEGNTNYGENLVIWDQLLGTFYNPPRPSSTNIGITGKVAKGFLAQLMQPFSRTGRKEIIGKKPKELILKEEQAAKAAAERQRAAASMRKSG is encoded by the coding sequence ATGACATTTCAAAGCAGTTCGCGTCTTTACGCTGCTGTTTCCTCCCTGCTGTGGCCCGCCATCTTCTGCGCCGGATTGACCGGTGCATATTTCGCCTTCGCGTCGAATATGCATCTACTCTGGTTCAACGTCGTCTATCTGTCGACAGTGGCGGTGATTGCCCTTTTCGAACGGTTGATGCCCTACGAGAAGACCTGGCAGAAGCGCGATGGCGAGACCTTCAACGATATTGCCCATACGCTGCTGAACAAGGGCGGCGTGCAGATCGCCGCTGCGATCGGCACCTCTTTCCCGATGGCCGTCGCGACGGTCGCGCAGCCGGCGCTAAGCTATCATTCGCATTTCTGGCCGGATCAATGGCCGATGGCGTTCCAGGTGGTACTCGGCCTCGTCGTTGCCGAATTCGGCCTCTACATGGCGCATCGCCTGGCGCACGAACATCTGTCGCTGTGGCGATTCCACGCGCTGCATCACAGCGTCGAGCGTCTTTGGGTCATCAACACAGGCCGTTTCCACGTCATCGACACGCTGTTCAAGATCGCGCTCGGCCAGATCCCGCTCTACCTGCTTGGGGCGCCATTGCCGGTCTTCCTCTGGATCGGTGCGGTGACCGCCTTTATCGGTCTGCTCACACATTGTAACGTCGACATGCGCACCGGCCCGCTCGACCTCATATTCTCAACACCTCGCCTCCATCGCTGGCATCATTCCAAGATTCTGGCCGAGGGAAATACGAATTATGGGGAAAACCTCGTGATCTGGGATCAGCTTCTCGGTACCTTCTACAACCCGCCGCGGCCGTCCTCGACCAATATCGGCATCACGGGCAAGGTGGCCAAGGGTTTCCTTGCCCAGCTCATGCAGCCCTTCTCCAGGACGGGCCGCAAGGAGATTATCGGCAAGAAGCCCAAGGAACTGATTCTCAAGGAAGAACAGGCGGCAAAAGCCGCCGCCGAAAGGCAACGCGCCGCCGCCTCGATGCGCAAATCGGGCTGA